The following coding sequences are from one Pseudomonas mendocina window:
- a CDS encoding DUF2218 domain-containing protein, which produces MRTFSSSAFVATDTPARYISRLCKHFAHKIPVSFDEQQGRIEFTSGLATLKAENQGLRLQVESASSDDLQRLQGVVGSHFERFAWQEELSLDWQPD; this is translated from the coding sequence ATGCGTACATTCAGCAGCAGCGCCTTCGTCGCTACCGATACCCCGGCCCGCTACATCAGCCGACTGTGCAAGCACTTCGCGCACAAGATTCCGGTCAGCTTCGACGAACAGCAGGGGCGCATCGAGTTCACCTCTGGCCTGGCCACCTTGAAGGCAGAAAATCAGGGGCTGCGTCTGCAGGTGGAAAGTGCAAGCAGCGATGACCTGCAACGCCTGCAGGGCGTTGTCGGCAGTCACTTCGAACGCTTCGCCTGGCAGGAAGAGCTGAGCCTGGACTGGCAGCCTGATTAG
- a CDS encoding PA4780 family RIO1-like protein kinase yields the protein MKTPKRIEPLVEDGLVDEVLRPLMSGKEAAVYVVRCGDELRCAKVYKEANKRSFRQASEYQEGRKVRGSRQARAMAKGSKYGRKEQEQAWQNAEVAALFRLASAGVRVPKPYDFLDGVLLMELVGDGEGDVAPRLNDVDLHPDDAREFHAFMIQEIVKMLCAGLVHGDLSEFNVLLGPEGPVIIDLPQAVDAAANNHAFSMLERDVRNMAEYFGQFAPELRFTKYAKEMWALYEAGKLQPDTQLTGEFAEPEDAADIDAVMREIKAALAEEAKKQALLNAEDEPKDAEPIPPWMR from the coding sequence ATGAAGACGCCCAAACGTATTGAACCCCTGGTCGAGGACGGCCTGGTGGACGAGGTGCTGCGACCGCTGATGAGCGGCAAGGAAGCAGCGGTCTATGTGGTGCGCTGCGGCGATGAGCTGCGTTGCGCCAAGGTCTACAAGGAGGCCAACAAACGTAGTTTCCGCCAGGCGTCCGAGTATCAGGAGGGGCGCAAGGTGCGCGGTAGCCGTCAGGCTCGCGCCATGGCCAAGGGCAGCAAGTACGGCCGCAAGGAGCAGGAGCAGGCCTGGCAGAATGCCGAAGTCGCCGCACTGTTCCGCTTGGCAAGCGCTGGCGTGCGAGTGCCCAAACCCTATGACTTTCTCGATGGCGTATTGCTGATGGAGCTGGTGGGTGACGGTGAAGGTGACGTTGCGCCACGGCTCAATGACGTCGACCTGCATCCGGATGACGCGCGTGAGTTCCACGCCTTCATGATCCAGGAAATCGTCAAGATGCTCTGCGCCGGCCTGGTGCATGGTGACCTGTCCGAGTTCAACGTGCTGCTCGGCCCTGAAGGCCCGGTGATCATCGATCTGCCACAAGCCGTGGATGCGGCTGCCAACAACCATGCCTTCAGCATGCTCGAGCGGGATGTGCGCAACATGGCCGAGTACTTCGGTCAATTTGCACCCGAATTGAGGTTCACCAAATACGCCAAGGAAATGTGGGCGCTCTACGAGGCCGGCAAACTGCAGCCAGATACACAGTTGACCGGTGAGTTCGCCGAGCCTGAGGACGCCGCCGATATCGACGCGGTTATGCGCGAGATCAAGGCCGCGCTGGCCGAGGAAGCGAAGAAGCAGGCCCTGCTCAACGCCGAAGACGAACCCAAGGATGCCGAACCGATCCCGCCCTGGATGCGTTGA
- the cueR gene encoding Cu(I)-responsive transcriptional regulator — translation MNIGQAAKHTGLSAKMIRYYESIDLLPHAGRSESGYRQYSAGDVHRLAFIKRARDLGFSLEEVGKLLALWQDKQRASADVKALAEGHIAELERKITEMSALRDTLVELAASCQGDNRPDCPILKGLEQGVGCGEPMCSHRSKDTP, via the coding sequence ATGAACATCGGCCAAGCCGCCAAACACACCGGCCTTAGCGCCAAGATGATTCGCTACTACGAGTCCATCGACCTGCTGCCCCATGCTGGGCGGTCGGAAAGTGGCTATCGGCAGTACAGCGCGGGCGATGTGCACCGCCTGGCCTTTATCAAGCGGGCGCGGGATCTGGGCTTTTCGCTGGAGGAAGTCGGTAAGCTGCTGGCGCTGTGGCAGGACAAGCAGCGTGCCAGTGCCGATGTGAAGGCGCTGGCCGAGGGGCATATCGCCGAGTTGGAACGCAAGATCACCGAGATGAGTGCGCTGCGCGATACGTTGGTGGAGCTGGCGGCCAGTTGTCAGGGTGACAACCGGCCGGACTGTCCGATCCTGAAAGGGCTTGAACAGGGTGTAGGCTGCGGCGAGCCGATGTGTTCGCATCGCAGTAAAGACACCCCGTAG
- a CDS encoding LysR family transcriptional regulator, translating to MEQLKRMALFATVVAKGSMVGAAEVLGMTASAVSQQIRRLEEATGVTLLHRTTRKLTLTEAGATFYESCQQIVELAQQAEQRLAEQRDAPVGELRVAAPVGFSGPLLCEALAPLLSAHPGLSLSLFFQDEQIDLIESRIDLAIRVGRQEDSSLVARYVTDWRMLLCAAPAYLARAGWPSEPQQLLKLDWIGLHLERSQHLTLHGPAGAQQRLRLETRISCNNILAARQFTLAGMGVSLQPEPEVRDLLASGELLPLLPDWQLEPIGLHIVTPRRDAQPAKVRYAIEALRRHLVSA from the coding sequence ATGGAACAGCTCAAGCGCATGGCGCTGTTCGCCACGGTGGTTGCAAAGGGGTCGATGGTCGGTGCTGCCGAAGTGCTGGGCATGACGGCGTCCGCCGTCAGCCAGCAGATCCGTCGACTGGAAGAGGCTACGGGCGTCACGTTGCTGCACCGCACGACGCGCAAGCTGACCCTGACCGAGGCGGGGGCGACTTTTTACGAGAGCTGCCAACAGATCGTCGAGTTGGCGCAGCAGGCCGAGCAGCGTCTTGCCGAGCAGCGCGATGCGCCGGTGGGGGAGTTGCGTGTCGCCGCGCCGGTCGGGTTTTCCGGGCCATTGCTGTGCGAGGCGTTGGCGCCGCTGCTCAGTGCTCATCCAGGGTTGAGCCTGAGCCTGTTCTTTCAGGATGAGCAGATCGATCTGATCGAATCACGCATCGACCTCGCCATTCGTGTCGGTCGTCAGGAGGACTCCAGCCTGGTTGCCCGCTACGTGACGGATTGGCGGATGTTGCTATGTGCTGCTCCGGCCTATCTGGCACGTGCCGGCTGGCCCAGCGAGCCGCAGCAATTGTTGAAGCTGGACTGGATCGGCCTGCACCTCGAGCGCAGTCAGCATCTGACGCTGCATGGTCCTGCCGGGGCGCAGCAGCGCCTGCGTCTGGAGACGCGGATCAGCTGCAACAACATTCTCGCGGCACGCCAGTTCACCCTGGCGGGTATGGGCGTGTCGTTGCAGCCTGAGCCGGAAGTCCGTGATCTGCTGGCCAGCGGTGAGCTGCTGCCGTTGCTGCCGGACTGGCAACTGGAACCCATCGGCTTGCATATCGTGACGCCGCGGCGCGATGCGCAACCGGCAAAGGTGCGCTACGCCATCGAGGCGCTCCGGCGTCATCTGGTCAGTGCATGA
- a CDS encoding DUF6708 domain-containing protein has product MTTATDHPFAQRLAQLPDSRQLRADQPTGAPLMCMPEVEEQTEHYLAIEHGDSADRGMWTGALGGLGCFLFIMAMIALLNGHTQSAAQAFFVAITCTVIPFLLEILRPMPLPILLNRRTRELYFEQEGEIYHTPWDDIAAATYAYGTVGPYTAGMRHAALEALLHRYGHPQEQVVINLGSPIGKSLEMQLGFWEYLRTYMDNGPWFDQQGQPSDSPEFNQSLLAVRKRRGQWTRLQWRDIKEQYQANDGRNFLSGSDFVLLVGSLFLAPLNAFQNFTYAMAKRRSRSQWPQMIRERLRGDGPTTRLVDLEQGRA; this is encoded by the coding sequence ATGACCACCGCGACCGACCACCCTTTTGCCCAACGCCTGGCCCAGCTACCGGACAGCCGCCAACTCCGTGCCGATCAACCTACCGGCGCCCCCTTGATGTGCATGCCGGAAGTGGAAGAACAGACGGAGCACTATCTGGCTATCGAGCATGGTGATAGTGCTGATCGAGGGATGTGGACGGGGGCGCTGGGGGGGCTGGGATGCTTTCTTTTCATTATGGCCATGATTGCCTTATTAAACGGACATACTCAAAGTGCTGCCCAGGCATTCTTTGTTGCCATAACATGCACAGTGATTCCTTTTCTACTAGAAATCCTGCGCCCCATGCCACTTCCCATCTTGCTCAACCGCCGCACCCGCGAGCTGTACTTCGAGCAAGAAGGCGAGATTTACCACACCCCTTGGGACGACATTGCCGCCGCCACCTATGCCTATGGCACGGTCGGCCCTTATACGGCTGGCATGCGCCATGCTGCACTCGAAGCCCTGCTGCATCGCTATGGCCACCCTCAGGAGCAGGTGGTGATCAACCTTGGCTCGCCTATTGGCAAGAGCTTGGAGATGCAGTTGGGGTTCTGGGAATACCTGCGCACCTATATGGACAATGGCCCATGGTTCGATCAGCAAGGGCAACCCAGTGACTCGCCTGAGTTCAATCAGAGCCTGCTGGCCGTGCGCAAACGCCGTGGACAATGGACGCGCCTGCAATGGCGCGACATCAAGGAGCAATATCAAGCCAACGACGGTCGCAATTTCCTGAGTGGTTCTGACTTCGTGCTGTTGGTCGGCAGCCTCTTTTTAGCGCCACTCAATGCCTTTCAGAACTTCACCTACGCCATGGCCAAACGCCGCTCGCGTAGCCAGTGGCCGCAAATGATTCGTGAGCGCTTGCGTGGCGATGGCCCGACCACTCGGCTGGTGGATCTGGAGCAAGGCCGAGCCTAG
- a CDS encoding alpha-hydroxy acid oxidase: MPLPTLQQIPSTIAAVADYEPYARERMSEQAWAYLAGGAADELTLADNRAAFERLRLRGRVLQDLSGGNTRLRLFGQDFAHPIFLAPVAYQQLAHPEGELASALAASALGAGMVVSTQASVGLEAIAAQAQSPLWFQLYIQPDRDFTATLIRRAESAGYQALVLTVDAPVNGVRNREQRAGFALPAGVEAVNLRGIRPLQAQADPQSSSLLLGGPLLAAAPTWSDLVWLRAQTRLPILLKGIMNGVDAEQALAAGMDGVIVSNHGGRTLDGLPATIDVLPEVAAAVRGRVPLLLDGGIRRGSDVLKALALGADAVLVGRPYVFALAAAGAVGVAHVLQLLRAELEVAMALTGCADLASIGPDVIWRPAAR; this comes from the coding sequence ATGCCCTTGCCCACGCTGCAGCAGATCCCGTCGACCATCGCTGCCGTCGCCGACTACGAGCCCTACGCCCGTGAGCGTATGAGCGAGCAGGCCTGGGCCTACCTCGCCGGTGGCGCTGCCGATGAACTGACTCTGGCGGACAACCGGGCGGCGTTCGAGCGTCTGCGTCTGCGCGGTCGGGTGCTGCAGGATCTCAGTGGCGGTAATACGCGTCTGCGCCTGTTTGGGCAGGACTTCGCTCATCCAATCTTTCTCGCCCCGGTGGCCTATCAGCAACTCGCCCATCCCGAGGGCGAACTGGCCAGCGCCCTGGCCGCCTCTGCGCTGGGTGCCGGGATGGTGGTCAGCACCCAGGCCAGCGTCGGGCTGGAAGCCATCGCCGCGCAGGCCCAGTCGCCGTTATGGTTCCAGCTGTATATCCAGCCTGATCGTGATTTCACTGCCACCTTGATCCGGCGTGCAGAAAGCGCCGGCTACCAAGCCCTGGTGCTGACGGTGGACGCGCCGGTCAACGGCGTGCGCAACCGCGAACAGCGTGCGGGTTTCGCCCTGCCGGCAGGTGTGGAGGCGGTCAACCTGCGGGGCATACGGCCTTTGCAGGCCCAGGCTGATCCACAGAGCAGCAGCCTGCTGCTGGGCGGCCCGCTATTGGCCGCAGCGCCGACCTGGAGCGACCTGGTTTGGCTGCGTGCCCAGACGCGCTTGCCGATCCTGCTCAAGGGCATCATGAATGGCGTCGACGCCGAACAGGCTCTGGCAGCGGGGATGGATGGCGTGATCGTTTCCAACCATGGCGGCCGCACCCTGGATGGCCTGCCAGCAACCATCGATGTGCTGCCAGAGGTGGCTGCCGCAGTGCGGGGGAGGGTGCCGTTGTTGCTCGATGGCGGCATTCGTCGGGGCAGCGACGTCCTCAAGGCGCTGGCTTTGGGCGCGGATGCGGTGTTGGTCGGTAGGCCCTATGTATTTGCTCTGGCTGCTGCGGGAGCCGTCGGTGTCGCGCATGTGCTGCAATTGCTGCGCGCCGAACTGGAAGTGGCCATGGCCCTGACCGGGTGCGCCGATCTGGCCAGCATCGGCCCGGATGTGATCTGGCGCCCTGCTGCTCGCTAG
- a CDS encoding TonB-dependent receptor domain-containing protein produces MSALNSRTALASAIALAASFGAQANEPIALGDVVVSASGFEQKITEAPASISVISREELQQKRYNNLAQALGDVEGIDIGQGTGKTGGLNISIRGMPSQYTLILIDGRRQNAAGNVTPNGFNETSTSFMPPMSAIERIEVIRGPMSTLYGSDAMGGVINIITRKVGKEWTGSLTLDHTFQENRDFGETSNTSLYASGPLVDNLLGLQVRGSLFNREESDLSYGNGVEVSKRGPSPVEGRNNTLGARLTLTPHEDHDFALDVERGRQVYNNDECQLGTLDGLNNACTAPSTNAAGYDDELRFEREQIALTHTARFQAGTLESSLMHNTTETIGRTIPGTIGVPTAVPGAIGGDDRELETTNLVLDSKFVAPIGESHIATVGGQWWKAEMTDGIAQTTFEQKTWALFAEDEWRLRDDLALTLGARYDDHEAFGGHVSPRAYLVWNTTDNWTMKGGISRGYKTPDLNDLHGGINGVTGQGTVITIGNPNLEPETTTSTEFGVYFDSLEGFNANATLFHNKFKDKIATGDPVSNPLCAGNNGGTCAQQINIDEAVTQGLELAASWNFAPAWTLSANYTYTDSEQKSGDNKGEPLTNTPEHLANAKLAWQTTDRLNLWLKSEYRGERARFTSKYENLANTNGSYSTNQSIYDTLGKNTKAYTLFHLGGSFKASENVTLNAAIYNLLDKDFVKGKAYTTYANSGAANGTAYGTDYIQSTQSTTGVMEEGRRLWLSAVIEF; encoded by the coding sequence ATGTCCGCCCTCAATTCCCGCACCGCCTTGGCTAGTGCCATTGCCTTGGCCGCCAGTTTTGGCGCCCAGGCCAACGAGCCCATCGCCCTCGGCGACGTGGTTGTCAGTGCCTCCGGCTTCGAGCAGAAGATCACCGAAGCCCCCGCCAGCATCAGCGTAATCAGCCGTGAGGAACTGCAGCAGAAGCGCTACAACAACTTGGCGCAAGCGCTGGGGGATGTGGAAGGTATCGACATCGGCCAGGGCACCGGCAAGACCGGCGGCCTGAACATCAGCATCCGCGGTATGCCCAGCCAGTACACCCTGATTCTGATCGATGGCCGCCGCCAGAATGCAGCCGGCAACGTCACCCCAAACGGCTTCAACGAAACCTCCACCAGCTTCATGCCGCCGATGTCGGCCATCGAGCGGATCGAGGTAATTCGTGGCCCAATGTCGACCCTCTATGGTTCCGACGCCATGGGCGGCGTGATCAACATCATCACCCGCAAAGTGGGCAAGGAATGGACGGGCTCGCTGACCCTGGATCACACCTTCCAGGAAAACCGCGACTTCGGCGAAACCAGCAACACCAGCCTCTACGCCAGCGGCCCGTTGGTCGATAACCTGCTGGGCTTGCAGGTTCGCGGCAGCCTGTTCAACCGCGAAGAGTCGGATCTGAGCTATGGCAACGGCGTAGAAGTCAGCAAGCGCGGCCCCTCTCCCGTGGAAGGTCGCAACAATACCCTGGGTGCGCGCCTCACCCTCACGCCTCACGAGGATCATGACTTCGCGCTGGATGTCGAACGTGGCCGTCAGGTTTACAACAACGACGAGTGCCAGCTAGGCACACTCGATGGTCTCAACAATGCCTGTACCGCCCCGAGCACCAATGCTGCCGGCTACGACGACGAGTTGCGCTTCGAACGTGAACAGATCGCGCTCACGCACACCGCACGCTTCCAAGCCGGAACGCTCGAATCGAGCCTGATGCACAACACCACCGAAACCATCGGGCGCACCATCCCCGGTACTATCGGAGTCCCAACTGCAGTTCCGGGCGCAATCGGCGGCGATGACCGGGAGCTGGAAACCACCAACCTGGTTCTCGACAGCAAGTTCGTAGCACCGATTGGCGAATCCCACATAGCGACTGTCGGCGGTCAATGGTGGAAAGCCGAAATGACCGACGGTATTGCTCAGACCACATTCGAACAGAAGACCTGGGCGTTGTTCGCCGAGGACGAATGGCGTTTGCGTGATGATCTGGCACTGACCTTGGGCGCTCGCTATGACGATCACGAGGCCTTCGGCGGCCACGTCAGCCCACGCGCCTATCTGGTATGGAACACCACCGACAACTGGACCATGAAAGGTGGTATCAGCCGTGGCTACAAAACCCCAGATCTGAACGACCTGCATGGCGGCATCAACGGTGTCACCGGCCAGGGTACTGTCATCACCATCGGCAACCCGAACCTGGAGCCCGAGACCACCACCAGCACCGAGTTCGGTGTCTACTTCGACAGCCTGGAGGGATTCAACGCCAACGCCACGCTGTTCCACAACAAGTTCAAGGACAAGATCGCAACCGGTGACCCGGTGTCCAACCCTCTGTGCGCCGGCAACAACGGTGGCACCTGTGCCCAGCAGATCAACATCGACGAGGCGGTGACCCAAGGTCTGGAGCTGGCTGCCAGCTGGAACTTTGCGCCGGCCTGGACACTGAGTGCCAACTACACCTACACCGACAGCGAGCAGAAGAGCGGCGACAACAAGGGTGAGCCGCTGACCAATACGCCGGAACACCTGGCCAATGCCAAACTGGCCTGGCAGACCACCGATCGCCTCAACCTCTGGCTGAAGAGCGAATACCGTGGCGAACGTGCTCGCTTTACCTCGAAGTACGAAAACCTGGCCAACACCAACGGCAGCTATTCCACCAACCAGTCGATCTACGACACCCTCGGCAAGAACACCAAGGCCTATACCCTGTTCCACCTGGGTGGCTCGTTCAAAGCCTCGGAGAACGTGACGCTCAACGCAGCGATCTACAACCTGCTCGACAAGGACTTCGTCAAAGGCAAGGCCTATACCACCTATGCCAACAGTGGTGCAGCCAACGGCACGGCATACGGTACGGACTACATCCAGAGCACCCAGTCCACCACGGGTGTAATGGAGGAAGGTCGCCGCCTGTGGCTGTCGGCGGTCATCGAATTCTGA
- a CDS encoding NAD(P)-dependent oxidoreductase — translation MKIALIGATGYVGAPLLQEALNRGHQVTALVRHPQKLAVHPQLTTVQADVHDSVALAEQLRGHDVVISAFNPGWGIADIREQFIAGSRAIIAASKLAGVKRLLVVGGAGSLYVAPGVQLIDTPDFPAEYKEGAEGARQALEILRGEQELEWTFLSPAALLVPGPRTGKFRLGQDELLMNGDEPGSVSVADLAVALIDEAEQPQHIRQRFTLAY, via the coding sequence ATGAAGATCGCTCTGATCGGCGCCACCGGCTATGTCGGTGCGCCATTGCTGCAGGAAGCACTGAACCGCGGCCATCAGGTCACGGCGCTGGTACGCCACCCGCAAAAACTGGCCGTACACCCTCAGTTGACTACCGTGCAGGCAGACGTGCACGACAGCGTAGCGCTGGCCGAGCAGTTGCGTGGACATGACGTGGTTATCAGCGCCTTCAACCCAGGCTGGGGTATTGCGGATATTCGCGAGCAGTTCATCGCCGGCAGCCGCGCGATTATTGCCGCCAGCAAGCTGGCCGGAGTCAAGCGCCTGCTGGTGGTCGGTGGCGCCGGAAGTCTGTACGTTGCGCCCGGCGTGCAATTGATCGATACACCGGACTTCCCAGCCGAGTACAAGGAAGGCGCCGAAGGCGCGCGCCAGGCGCTGGAAATCCTGCGCGGTGAGCAAGAGCTGGAGTGGACTTTTCTCTCGCCAGCGGCCCTGCTCGTTCCAGGCCCACGCACCGGCAAGTTCCGTCTCGGCCAGGATGAGTTGCTGATGAATGGCGATGAACCAGGCAGTGTTTCGGTTGCCGACCTGGCCGTGGCGCTGATCGACGAAGCAGAGCAGCCGCAACATATCCGTCAACGCTTCACCCTGGCTTACTGA
- a CDS encoding 5-oxoprolinase subunit PxpA, which yields MNRILLNCDMGEGFGAWRMGDDELAMPLIDQANLACGFHAGDPLIMARSVELAVAHGVSVGAHPSYPDLQGFGRRHLQCSPEEVRALVLYQIGALDAFCRAAGCQLAYVKPHGALYNDLVRDDALLRAVLDACASYRKGLPLMVLALADNDRELRLADEADVPLMFEAFADRAYLADGQLAPRRLSAAVHQDPERILSQALAIARGEAFDDIDGKPLLLRADSLCVHGDNPESLAVLRRLRARLDAL from the coding sequence ATGAACCGCATTCTTCTCAACTGCGACATGGGCGAAGGCTTCGGTGCCTGGCGCATGGGCGATGATGAATTGGCCATGCCGCTGATCGATCAGGCCAATCTGGCCTGTGGTTTCCATGCGGGTGATCCACTGATCATGGCGCGTAGCGTCGAGCTGGCCGTAGCGCACGGCGTGAGCGTGGGCGCGCATCCCTCCTATCCCGATCTGCAAGGTTTCGGTAGGCGCCATCTGCAGTGCTCGCCAGAGGAGGTTCGCGCTCTGGTGCTGTACCAGATAGGCGCACTGGATGCCTTCTGTCGTGCTGCCGGCTGCCAACTGGCGTACGTCAAACCGCACGGTGCGCTGTATAACGATCTGGTGCGTGACGATGCGCTACTGCGAGCGGTACTCGATGCTTGTGCGAGTTACCGCAAGGGTCTGCCGCTGATGGTGTTGGCGCTTGCTGACAATGATCGGGAACTGCGCCTGGCCGATGAAGCCGATGTACCGCTGATGTTCGAGGCCTTCGCGGATCGGGCCTATCTGGCCGATGGGCAACTGGCTCCGCGCCGGCTCAGTGCCGCGGTGCACCAGGATCCTGAGCGCATCCTGAGTCAGGCGTTGGCCATCGCCCGAGGCGAAGCCTTCGATGATATCGATGGCAAACCGCTGCTCTTGCGAGCCGACAGCCTTTGCGTGCATGGCGACAACCCCGAGTCGCTAGCGGTGTTGCGCCGTTTGCGCGCCCGCCTGGATGCACTCTGA
- a CDS encoding Fe2+-dependent dioxygenase: MMLSIPDVLSAEQLQQCRTALEAGNWQDGRLTAGHQAVSVKANQQLAQDDPLTQQLGDFILARLAQHPRFMAAALPLKVVPPRFNRYAGGGAYGDHIDNAVFSVPGTPHRIRADLSATLFFSEPDEYEGGELVVQDTRIKLPAGHLILYSSGSLHRVEPVTRGARLASFFWVQSLVRQDDQRGVLLELDDSIQALRQQVPDSPELVRLTGIYHNLLRQWSQT; the protein is encoded by the coding sequence ATGATGCTGAGCATTCCCGATGTGCTGAGCGCCGAACAACTGCAGCAGTGCCGCACGGCGCTGGAGGCCGGCAACTGGCAGGATGGTCGGCTCACGGCCGGGCATCAGGCGGTGAGCGTCAAGGCCAACCAGCAGCTTGCTCAGGATGATCCGCTGACCCAGCAGCTGGGGGATTTCATTCTTGCGCGACTCGCCCAGCACCCACGTTTCATGGCCGCCGCGCTGCCGCTGAAAGTGGTGCCGCCGCGCTTCAATCGCTACGCTGGCGGCGGTGCCTATGGCGATCACATCGACAATGCCGTATTCAGCGTGCCAGGCACGCCACATCGGATTCGTGCCGACCTCTCGGCCACCTTGTTCTTCAGCGAGCCGGATGAGTACGAAGGTGGCGAGCTGGTGGTGCAGGACACACGCATCAAATTGCCCGCTGGCCACCTGATCCTTTATTCCAGCGGCAGCCTGCATCGGGTCGAACCGGTGACCCGTGGTGCACGCCTGGCTTCGTTCTTCTGGGTACAGAGCCTGGTGCGTCAGGATGACCAGCGCGGCGTGTTGCTGGAGCTCGATGACAGCATCCAGGCGCTGCGTCAGCAGGTGCCGGATAGCCCTGAGCTGGTGCGCCTGACCGGGATCTACCACAACCTGTTGCGGCAATGGTCGCAGACCTGA